One Yoonia sp. BS5-3 genomic window carries:
- a CDS encoding response regulator transcription factor produces the protein MILVADDDGQIRDVVRIALRQAGFAVAEAADGRSALEMAQSLSPDLVVLDIGMPEMDGLSVCRELRKTSDVPVLFLTAQGDEIDRIVGLELGADDYISKPFSPRELIARIKAIVKRTNGVVAAQAVLRRGVLSVDPDRHLCHVRDLPVTLTAREMDLLERLMARPDHVMSRPQLVDAIYGTNVHVSDRTMDSHLRNLRAKLTKAGCGDAIETVHGVGIRMGACRDA, from the coding sequence ATGATCCTTGTGGCGGATGATGACGGGCAGATACGCGACGTTGTGCGGATTGCGCTGCGCCAAGCGGGCTTTGCGGTGGCAGAGGCTGCAGATGGCCGCAGCGCGCTGGAAATGGCGCAAAGCCTGTCGCCGGATTTGGTCGTCTTAGACATCGGGATGCCCGAGATGGACGGGCTTTCCGTCTGCCGCGAGCTGCGCAAAACCTCTGACGTGCCGGTGCTGTTTCTGACCGCGCAAGGGGATGAGATCGACCGGATTGTCGGGCTTGAGCTGGGCGCTGATGATTATATCTCAAAACCGTTTTCCCCGCGCGAATTGATCGCGCGCATCAAAGCTATTGTGAAACGTACAAACGGTGTGGTTGCGGCGCAGGCGGTGCTGCGGCGTGGGGTGCTCAGCGTCGATCCTGACCGGCATTTATGCCATGTCAGGGATCTGCCGGTCACGCTGACAGCCCGTGAAATGGACCTGCTGGAACGGTTGATGGCCCGCCCCGATCACGTGATGTCGCGCCCGCAATTGGTGGACGCGATTTATGGAACCAATGTGCATGTCAGTGATCGCACGATGGATAGCCATTTGCGCAATCTGCGCGCCAAACTGACCAAGGCGGGCTGCGGTGATGCGATTGAGACCGTGCATGGCGTGGGCATACGGATGGGTGCGTGCCGCGACGCGTGA
- a CDS encoding AraC family transcriptional regulator, translating to MTLHHKDILQTGQQIRLTRATLTSARPKILHDHDFFELFWVQNGQVRHHLPKGAQTLTEGDMVFLQPGHHHGLQGRGDHALVVSLCIHPQTIKSLAKRHTSLNGHLFWSKAGPVRMHRDIRQLAALNHAAVMLERSANDTLAAEAFLLPLCADLTAEAHPDTIPQWLADACNAARDPAVFREGAAGLVKRSGKAHPHVSRMMRKHFGETPSDYINRIRMEHASRALTTDSDPVSQIAADCGIPNMSHFHKLFRAAHGLTPLQYRQKYQRQIVQPQ from the coding sequence ATGACACTGCATCACAAAGACATCCTGCAGACGGGCCAGCAAATCCGGCTGACCCGGGCCACGCTGACATCGGCGCGGCCGAAGATACTGCACGATCACGACTTTTTTGAACTCTTCTGGGTGCAAAACGGGCAAGTGCGGCATCATTTGCCCAAAGGCGCCCAGACGCTGACCGAAGGCGACATGGTCTTTCTGCAACCGGGGCATCATCATGGTCTGCAAGGGCGCGGCGATCACGCGCTGGTGGTTTCGCTCTGCATTCATCCGCAAACAATCAAATCGTTGGCCAAACGCCATACCAGCCTGAACGGCCATCTTTTCTGGTCCAAAGCCGGGCCGGTGCGGATGCACCGGGACATCCGGCAGTTGGCCGCGCTGAACCATGCCGCCGTCATGCTGGAACGCAGCGCGAATGACACGTTAGCGGCCGAGGCATTCCTGCTGCCCCTTTGTGCCGATCTGACCGCCGAGGCACATCCCGATACAATCCCGCAATGGTTGGCGGATGCCTGCAATGCAGCCCGCGATCCAGCGGTCTTTCGCGAAGGGGCTGCCGGGCTTGTCAAACGCAGCGGCAAGGCACACCCGCATGTCAGCCGAATGATGCGCAAACATTTTGGTGAAACACCGTCCGACTACATCAACCGGATCCGTATGGAACATGCATCGCGCGCCCTGACCACCGACAGTGACCCGGTCAGCCAGATTGCAGCCGATTGCGGGATTCCCAATATGTCGCATTTTCACAAATTGTTCCGGGCGGCGCATGGGCTGACACCGCTGCAATACCGGCAAAAATACCAA
- the rpe gene encoding ribulose-phosphate 3-epimerase: MSFDRSIKIAPSILAADFANFGAECAAVEAEGADWVHVDVMDGHFVPNITFGPATCAAIRPHIKGVMDVHLMIAPVDPFIEDFAKAGADIITAHVEAGPHIHRTLQAIRGAGAKAGVALNPATPANAIAHLLDMVDLVCVMTVNPGFGGQKFIHSQVAKVAALRQMIGDRPIHIEIDGGVDPTTAPLVAGAGADVLVAGSAVFRGGSVDNPAPYGANIRAIRAAAAG; encoded by the coding sequence ATGTCTTTTGATCGTTCCATCAAAATCGCCCCGTCTATTCTGGCGGCTGACTTTGCCAATTTCGGTGCGGAATGCGCCGCGGTTGAGGCTGAGGGCGCCGATTGGGTGCATGTGGATGTGATGGATGGGCATTTTGTTCCGAATATCACCTTTGGTCCGGCCACCTGCGCGGCCATCCGGCCCCATATTAAGGGGGTCATGGATGTTCACCTGATGATCGCCCCCGTTGATCCCTTTATTGAGGATTTCGCCAAGGCCGGCGCTGATATCATCACGGCGCATGTTGAGGCGGGCCCGCATATTCACCGCACGTTGCAAGCCATTCGCGGCGCAGGTGCCAAGGCGGGTGTGGCGCTGAACCCCGCAACCCCTGCCAATGCCATTGCGCATCTGCTGGACATGGTTGATTTGGTTTGCGTTATGACGGTGAACCCCGGTTTCGGGGGGCAGAAATTCATTCATTCTCAGGTGGCGAAGGTGGCCGCGCTGCGCCAGATGATCGGTGATCGCCCGATCCATATTGAAATAGACGGCGGGGTTGATCCGACCACTGCGCCTTTGGTGGCGGGTGCCGGTGCGGATGTGCTGGTTGCGGGCTCGGCCGTTTTTCGGGGCGGATCGGTCGATAATCCTGCGCCTTATGGGGCAAACATCCGGGCGATCCGCGCCGCCGCGGCAGGATAG